A genome region from Chengkuizengella sp. SCS-71B includes the following:
- a CDS encoding DUF2577 family protein produces MNKLEEGSSYIQLLQLMKILGHNIDVDIELATVKAIDPLKIQVDHMEIELEGSDLIVAEHLLEHKRLWKIEKQSLTLEGQVDSHDLTATGNFNGTIAGNPASGPITLPKNQFTFTKLDLTVDATGDELEMTFYPKLVEEDRVIVASINQNQHYIVLDKAVIQ; encoded by the coding sequence ATGAACAAATTAGAAGAAGGGAGTTCCTATATACAGCTCCTACAACTGATGAAGATACTAGGACACAATATCGATGTGGACATCGAGTTGGCTACTGTTAAGGCGATTGATCCATTAAAGATTCAAGTAGATCATATGGAGATTGAACTAGAGGGAAGTGATCTGATTGTTGCAGAGCATCTCCTCGAGCATAAAAGATTGTGGAAGATAGAGAAGCAGAGCTTAACATTAGAGGGTCAAGTAGATAGTCATGACTTAACAGCAACAGGTAATTTTAATGGTACTATTGCAGGTAATCCTGCTTCAGGGCCTATTACATTACCAAAAAATCAATTTACCTTTACTAAGCTTGATCTAACAGTCGATGCCACAGGAGATGAGTTAGAGATGACATTCTATCCAAAACTCGTAGAGGAAGATAGGGTGATTGTGGCATCCATTAACCAGAATCAACACTATATAGTATTAGATAAGGCGGTGATTCAATGA
- a CDS encoding ABC transporter substrate-binding protein, with amino-acid sequence MDPNTKQFHPHLVLDWDSLNDESWTFYLRKGVRFHHGRMFTSEDVICTFQRLFHSIESVFYWLSRHLEKIESLGDHTVIIHFNRPIPFFPNILCSNKASIVPHDVDLKQQVVGTGPFSVQSFTKEKLIMEAFDHYFNKRAWLDRVEIYRFPEELQSRFLYEMTTENVGSIEGQDKTITQDMNITQFIIFHTKILGPQQHPAFRKAIRLALDRDTMIDELNLEEVQLADSFLLAHSKNRNFPSNTLSEAQEALKESNYAGETITMFIHPDQWRENALWIQSRCNQIGISIELRPLNYNQTIQHLDQAHLIMIDVVFKDESEINLIEPLGNNSIYHKMFTLQENQQMDTFMDRFISGKTISERLHIWNEMVEWFRKENLILFQFHFKKQYAFSSSLQGNNFGLIGMADFYNIWVKDK; translated from the coding sequence ATGGATCCCAATACAAAACAGTTTCATCCTCATCTCGTTCTTGATTGGGATTCTTTAAACGATGAGTCGTGGACTTTTTATCTGCGTAAAGGAGTTCGCTTTCATCACGGTAGAATGTTCACATCAGAAGACGTAATTTGTACTTTTCAGCGTCTCTTTCATTCTATTGAAAGCGTATTCTACTGGCTTAGTCGACACTTGGAAAAAATAGAATCATTAGGAGATCATACCGTGATTATTCATTTTAATCGACCTATTCCTTTTTTTCCTAATATCCTATGTTCAAACAAAGCTTCGATCGTTCCACACGATGTGGATTTGAAACAACAAGTCGTGGGAACTGGACCTTTTTCCGTACAGTCATTCACTAAAGAAAAATTAATCATGGAAGCTTTTGATCATTATTTTAATAAAAGGGCTTGGCTAGATCGAGTAGAAATTTATCGTTTTCCTGAGGAATTGCAAAGTAGATTTCTTTACGAGATGACCACCGAAAATGTAGGTTCAATAGAGGGACAAGACAAAACAATTACGCAAGATATGAACATTACACAATTCATTATTTTTCATACAAAAATATTAGGTCCACAACAACATCCAGCATTTCGAAAAGCTATTCGACTTGCTTTAGATCGAGATACTATGATTGATGAGTTAAATCTAGAGGAAGTTCAACTTGCGGACAGTTTTTTACTTGCTCATAGCAAAAATAGAAATTTTCCATCCAATACACTTTCAGAAGCTCAAGAAGCACTTAAAGAAAGTAACTATGCTGGCGAAACAATAACGATGTTCATTCATCCAGATCAATGGAGGGAGAATGCACTTTGGATTCAGTCCCGATGTAATCAAATTGGTATATCTATAGAACTCCGACCTCTTAACTATAATCAAACCATACAACATTTAGATCAAGCTCATTTAATCATGATAGATGTTGTATTTAAGGATGAATCAGAAATTAATTTAATTGAACCATTAGGAAATAACAGTATATATCACAAAATGTTTACTTTACAAGAGAATCAGCAAATGGATACTTTTATGGATCGATTTATTAGTGGGAAAACAATCAGTGAACGTCTTCATATCTGGAATGAAATGGTAGAGTGGTTTCGTAAAGAAAATCTTATTCTTTTTCAGTTCCATTTTAAAAAACAGTATGCCTTCTCAAGTTCCCTCCAAGGGAATAATTTTGGATTAATAGGAATGGCTGATTTTTACAATATTTGGGTTAAGGATAAGTAA
- a CDS encoding LysM peptidoglycan-binding domain-containing protein — protein sequence MQIWLKSEEDKGKDELQLPVNPENIQVSSLHYYNDIHVTQRGEETILGGEKLREFKLSSFFPRDYNPVYCDVEESGFLSPWPTVQRIENWQHSGVPVRLIVTDEFRINALTTIRSFTYVERGGSPGDLYYTLGLKEFRYLTLERVETEEGVTLQEKRPSNQEIPSSYIVKPGDSLWKISHKVYRDGSKWKRIYNANEATIGSDPDKIFPGQKLVIPS from the coding sequence TTGCAAATATGGTTGAAATCAGAAGAAGATAAGGGGAAGGATGAGCTTCAATTACCAGTTAATCCAGAAAATATTCAAGTCTCATCCTTACATTACTATAACGATATTCATGTAACTCAGCGAGGTGAAGAGACGATACTTGGAGGAGAAAAGTTAAGAGAGTTCAAGCTCTCTTCTTTTTTTCCAAGAGATTATAACCCTGTGTATTGTGATGTAGAGGAGAGTGGTTTCCTTTCTCCATGGCCAACTGTCCAACGTATTGAAAATTGGCAACATTCAGGTGTTCCTGTGCGATTGATTGTGACCGATGAATTTAGAATTAATGCATTAACAACTATTCGTTCTTTTACTTACGTAGAACGTGGAGGAAGTCCAGGTGATCTTTACTATACATTAGGATTAAAAGAATTCCGTTACCTTACTCTTGAGAGAGTTGAGACAGAAGAGGGGGTTACTTTACAAGAGAAACGCCCAAGTAATCAAGAGATTCCAAGCAGTTACATCGTTAAACCGGGTGATTCTTTGTGGAAAATCTCTCATAAAGTGTATCGTGATGGGAGTAAATGGAAGCGGATATACAACGCCAATGAAGCAACCATTGGATCCGACCCTGATAAGATTTTCCCTGGTCAGAAGTTGGTGATCCCATCATGA
- a CDS encoding baseplate J/gp47 family protein, translated as MEFNEMTKEAILQRMLNFSPDDLDKQQGSVTYDLLSPLAMELAQAYVALDRVLQLGFADTSYGEYLDRRCEELGVFRKSAEHSHGQVTFVGPENTEIEVGTIVSTTTGIEFTITQAGTLIMPLIDEYGNSGTLFTVTLPATAKEAGVVGNVIANTINVVRDDNLKNSVNVNNEASFVGGVPKESDKEYLDRYLETVRQPATSGNKYDYMKWAKEISGISDAQIIPHWDGQLGTVKVIVLGDDKTPPSDKKVDDVKAYIEEVRPVGAEVTVEKAVAIPMNVSVKLELREQPKQEDKESVKQVLNEKINQLITGYLASLAFVDPMVRHSRIANLIGDVQEVKDYHDLEVNDGIKNIEIGHGEVAVMGILTLELI; from the coding sequence ATGGAATTTAATGAAATGACCAAGGAAGCAATATTACAGCGTATGCTTAATTTTTCTCCAGATGATCTAGATAAACAACAGGGGTCTGTCACATATGACCTATTATCCCCACTAGCGATGGAATTGGCTCAAGCCTATGTTGCGTTAGATCGTGTCCTACAACTAGGATTCGCTGATACTTCTTATGGAGAGTATCTAGATAGACGCTGTGAGGAGTTAGGTGTTTTTCGAAAATCTGCTGAACACTCACATGGACAGGTTACTTTTGTAGGTCCTGAAAATACAGAGATTGAGGTTGGAACGATTGTCTCAACAACTACTGGAATAGAGTTTACAATCACTCAAGCAGGGACTTTGATAATGCCATTAATCGATGAATATGGAAATAGTGGTACGCTGTTTACAGTCACTCTTCCTGCTACAGCAAAGGAAGCAGGGGTTGTAGGAAATGTCATCGCTAATACAATTAATGTGGTGCGAGACGACAACTTAAAAAATAGTGTAAACGTGAACAATGAAGCATCATTTGTTGGAGGAGTTCCTAAGGAATCTGATAAGGAGTATTTGGATAGGTATTTAGAAACAGTACGTCAACCTGCAACGAGTGGAAACAAATATGATTACATGAAATGGGCAAAAGAAATATCAGGAATATCTGATGCACAGATTATTCCACATTGGGATGGACAGCTTGGAACAGTTAAGGTGATTGTTTTAGGAGACGATAAGACACCCCCATCCGATAAAAAAGTCGATGATGTCAAAGCATATATAGAAGAGGTTCGCCCTGTAGGAGCGGAGGTAACCGTAGAAAAAGCTGTTGCTATTCCAATGAATGTGTCGGTCAAGTTAGAATTACGTGAGCAACCCAAACAAGAAGATAAAGAAAGCGTAAAGCAGGTACTTAATGAAAAGATCAATCAACTCATCACTGGATATCTCGCTTCCCTCGCTTTTGTAGATCCAATGGTTCGCCACTCTCGTATCGCTAATCTGATAGGAGATGTTCAGGAAGTGAAAGATTACCATGATTTAGAGGTTAATGATGGTATTAAAAACATTGAGATTGGACATGGAGAAGTAGCAGTGATGGGAATATTAACACTGGAGTTGATATAA
- a CDS encoding DUF2634 domain-containing protein gives MTFSPIQKKTVEQEISRQENTIQRDDPLKTYELDFDSGEIGEYINGIDALKQYIRKALETARYNYLIYDDQYGSELEAAIGDTPTHELLTSEIPRYIEEALIYHPQIENVYDFHIVQEGDGVYVSFLVDSLLGKFEEEVNWHGI, from the coding sequence ATGACGTTCAGTCCGATTCAAAAAAAAACAGTAGAACAGGAAATATCAAGGCAAGAGAATACAATTCAAAGGGACGATCCATTAAAGACCTATGAGCTAGATTTTGATTCTGGTGAAATTGGTGAATACATTAATGGCATTGATGCATTGAAACAATACATTCGTAAAGCGTTAGAAACAGCTAGATACAACTACCTCATCTATGATGATCAATATGGGTCTGAATTAGAAGCAGCAATTGGAGATACACCTACACATGAATTATTAACTTCGGAGATTCCGAGATATATTGAAGAAGCATTAATCTATCATCCCCAAATTGAGAATGTGTATGACTTTCATATTGTCCAAGAAGGAGACGGTGTATACGTCTCTTTTTTAGTGGATTCATTACTAGGTAAGTTTGAAGAGGAGGTGAATTGGCATGGAATTTAA
- a CDS encoding class III lanthipeptide, producing the protein MNQVLALQQLEEKKNNEGPGPIWETLTPVAIIHNRYRGDTTNIKQFKKER; encoded by the coding sequence TTGAATCAAGTACTAGCTCTTCAACAATTGGAAGAAAAGAAAAACAATGAGGGTCCCGGTCCTATATGGGAAACTCTAACGCCAGTTGCGATAATACATAATAGATATAGAGGTGATACTACTAATATAAAGCAATTTAAAAAAGAAAGGTAA
- a CDS encoding BhlA/UviB family holin-like peptide: MENELITFFMTQGPFAGLFVWLLYTTKKEGKERENQLHALLSKFSEKYDLIIDKIDKLENKLKG; the protein is encoded by the coding sequence ATGGAAAATGAATTAATTACATTTTTTATGACACAAGGGCCGTTTGCAGGCCTATTTGTTTGGCTTTTATATACAACAAAAAAAGAGGGGAAAGAGCGGGAGAATCAACTTCATGCTCTACTCAGTAAGTTCTCAGAAAAGTACGATTTAATTATAGATAAAATCGATAAACTCGAAAATAAGCTGAAGGGTTAG
- a CDS encoding putative phage tail protein codes for MVISNGNSHPSMIEKEVITMRTMLDYLPKYYNKSPQVGNTNNSKSSIVYNLIRQEAIEITKVNDITDGKDSILNQFYIEDATWGLAHWERIYGLVTDESKSHEERRSVVKSKLRGIGTVTAALIKQVAESYRHGEVKVEEIPREHRIVITFIGELGIPKNLEDIQQVLAEITPAHLGINYIFTYMTWNDLDSYMLAWNELESKNLTWDQFKIYRE; via the coding sequence ATGGTAATAAGTAATGGAAATTCACATCCTTCCATGATAGAGAAAGAAGTTATTACAATGCGCACTATGTTAGACTATCTTCCAAAATACTATAATAAGTCCCCTCAAGTAGGTAATACAAATAATTCTAAATCTAGTATTGTTTATAATCTGATAAGGCAAGAGGCAATTGAGATTACAAAAGTGAATGATATCACTGATGGAAAAGATAGTATATTAAATCAATTCTATATTGAAGATGCAACATGGGGATTGGCACACTGGGAGCGCATATATGGTTTAGTGACAGATGAATCCAAATCACACGAAGAGCGTCGATCCGTTGTCAAATCTAAACTACGTGGAATTGGAACCGTTACTGCAGCATTAATTAAGCAAGTGGCTGAATCATATAGACATGGAGAAGTAAAGGTGGAAGAAATACCCCGAGAGCATAGAATTGTTATCACATTCATTGGAGAATTGGGCATTCCAAAGAACTTGGAAGATATTCAACAAGTATTAGCAGAGATCACTCCTGCTCATCTAGGTATTAATTATATTTTTACATATATGACTTGGAATGATCTAGACTCATATATGTTAGCTTGGAATGAGTTAGAAAGCAAAAATTTAACATGGGATCAGTTTAAAATCTATAGAGAATGA
- a CDS encoding N-acetylmuramoyl-L-alanine amidase encodes MPNKLFKIAIDAGHGPETKGKRSPDESLREFQFNEVVAYLVKNQLKTYEGVEIIFTHEKHFDVPLQERTRKANKWQADLFLSIHANAYGSDWNNVSGIETFVHTSQPKSATRLANAVQKRLVQVTKRKNRGVKSADFHVLRESNMTAILVECEFMTCKESCELLKSTYYRRLCAEAIVQGIVDTYSLQKKEKHDNENREIESSTLFQDVDTFRWSHSAIEQMAKKGLMNGYKDGLFRPSNPVTREELAVVLSRIMRKEE; translated from the coding sequence ATGCCAAATAAATTATTTAAAATTGCAATTGATGCAGGTCATGGACCAGAAACAAAGGGGAAACGTTCTCCAGATGAAAGTTTAAGAGAATTTCAATTTAACGAAGTCGTAGCTTATCTTGTGAAAAATCAGCTAAAAACATATGAAGGGGTAGAGATCATTTTTACTCACGAGAAACATTTTGATGTACCTCTTCAAGAACGTACAAGGAAAGCAAACAAGTGGCAAGCTGATCTGTTTCTATCCATTCATGCCAATGCGTATGGTAGTGACTGGAATAATGTATCTGGGATTGAGACGTTTGTACATACATCTCAACCTAAATCGGCTACTAGACTCGCAAATGCTGTACAAAAGCGACTTGTGCAAGTAACGAAGCGGAAGAATAGGGGGGTCAAAAGTGCTGACTTCCATGTGTTAAGAGAGAGTAACATGACTGCGATATTGGTAGAGTGTGAATTTATGACTTGCAAAGAGAGTTGTGAATTATTGAAATCAACATATTATCGGCGACTATGTGCAGAAGCTATTGTGCAAGGAATTGTAGACACCTACTCTTTGCAAAAAAAAGAGAAGCATGACAATGAGAATAGAGAAATTGAAAGTTCTACTTTATTTCAAGATGTAGATACCTTTAGGTGGAGTCATTCAGCCATTGAACAAATGGCTAAAAAAGGGTTGATGAATGGATATAAAGATGGTTTATTTAGACCTTCAAATCCTGTTACTCGGGAAGAATTAGCAGTCGTTCTCTCGCGGATCATGAGAAAGGAGGAATAA